The following DNA comes from Fusarium fujikuroi IMI 58289 draft genome, chromosome FFUJ_chr03.
CCTGCACAACATCACAAGCCTCAATAGTCTTGCTGATCAACTTAGCACTTCATCTCGCAAAAACCCCCGAACTTACAGGGTCACAAGCCACTGACACACAGTCACTCTCGGTCATTGTCACTGATTGTCTCCGCGTCAAATTTCTTCCTGCTTCCAAGATTCGCTAGGCCCTGTACCTCAGTGATTGGGTTCCATATCTTCCCCCCATCTCAGCTGCAGCTAGCGCCACGATAAAAGCTGCCCTCTTCCAGCCCATTCAACTCCTCTTACGTATTGGACGCTAAGTTAGCTATTTCAATACACCACACAACCAACCCCTCCAACACCTTTTTTTCAACTCTCTCACAGCATCACAACTTCTTTGACAAAACCACACTCACACAAAGTCTGCCATAACCAACAATGTCCGCCCAAGATAAAGCTCAGCAGTACCTTGGTCAGCTCGACCGCGAGGTACGCATATCCCCTCACCCTGCGATTATAGCCGCCGCATTGCAGTCGAGCACAAATTGCGCAACGTTACCTTGCAAAATGCTGAGACTGATGCCATCCGCATAGCTCTCCAAGTACCCCGccctcaacaacctcgagaAGCAGGCTGGTGTTCCCAAGGCCTATGCCGCCATCGGTGTCGGCGCTCTctacttcttcctcattatCTTCAACCTCGGAGGCCAGCTTCTGACCAACTTTGCTGGTTTCGTCATCCCCGGCTACTACTCTCTTGGTGCCCTCTTCACTCACAACAAGGAGGATGATACTCAGTGGTTGACTGTACGTGGCCTTTTCCCTACCATCGGAGCTGATTCCGGGCTTTGCCGAGGCTTCCTACGATCACAAGCGGTCGCTAACTAGTTTTACAGTACTGGGTCGTCTTCTCTCTTTTCACTGTGATTGAGAGCTTCGTCCAGGTCGTCTACTGGTTCCCCTTCTACTACGTCTTCAAGTt
Coding sequences within:
- a CDS encoding related to Ypt-interacting protein YIP2, giving the protein MSAQDKAQQYLGQLDRELSKYPALNNLEKQAGVPKAYAAIGVGALYFFLIIFNLGGQLLTNFAGFVIPGYYSLGALFTHNKEDDTQWLTYWVVFSLFTVIESFVQVVYWFPFYYVFKFIFLLWLSLPAFRGAELIFRSFLAPTLGRYFQQTGSTASGLRAKADGLDKTE